A region from the Beduinella massiliensis genome encodes:
- a CDS encoding helix-turn-helix domain-containing protein — MRSSSRHGLFFRYLVMFLLVLTVPAGVMGASIWGSMRAALWREIESSMQAASQQVVSVMEQYMVGMDALASMLVTDTDVRTMTAMMGSERASIEKTEGVRKMNAYKTPNVFIERIMVANDGHILSSDGLLLRQEEDAVARILAEIGDEQFAYRPELMRDKIYYARRLSILRDNGQYLLCEIPRSIFVRLAGVLPHSLDVQMLLVEADENVVFSSAKEDALVPFLAQAADGQWQRMTREGKIFLVYATRMERMNLRALFVLPEEAVGAPLQETLRILAVYLLLAVLLGIGLSLFFSYRNYKPLQPLLQDIGEYAADGARRRGGLSAISDAYDRAKRDNLRLMERMQREQVYTARHFMLNVLRGRYAKDADLAQAAQQFSISFRGSRFCVIVVLVHRLGTMSWDSTDDEAVQEIIGCAFMDRSQLSTLLVEPGCTAAVLNYSPGQLTEDEVVRAAEDIVGSIRQRYGAGVTVGVSEEQDGLSGLHRAYIQAENACEYRLIRGNNQVILSREVVGLIDDVSLRYVQAFRNQAEIQRHLESGNYNAIELQINRLFGEIAGSSLSVSLARCLYYEIINMVLRTLPYGFIKTIDVSRLLGVDTMEELRMGALEIYRRACQERQIQKERKGPVENALEYVRARYAQPDLSLEAVASELGISRSYLSRLFSERMSMTLCEYIGRLRVEAACALMTETSLPVAQIAQQVGYQDLHTFLRNFKKYMGMTPTQYRERRADAQQRPQEEKHDYS, encoded by the coding sequence ATGCGTTCCAGTTCCAGGCATGGCCTATTTTTTCGCTATCTCGTCATGTTTTTGCTCGTGCTGACCGTTCCGGCAGGCGTCATGGGTGCGAGCATCTGGGGCAGCATGCGCGCCGCGCTATGGAGGGAGATCGAGTCCTCGATGCAGGCGGCGTCGCAGCAGGTCGTGTCTGTGATGGAACAATACATGGTGGGCATGGACGCACTGGCCTCCATGCTGGTGACCGATACGGACGTGCGGACGATGACGGCCATGATGGGCAGCGAGCGCGCGTCGATTGAAAAGACGGAGGGCGTGCGCAAGATGAACGCATATAAGACGCCGAACGTCTTTATCGAGCGCATCATGGTCGCCAACGACGGGCACATCCTCTCGAGCGACGGCCTGCTTCTTCGGCAGGAGGAAGATGCCGTCGCGCGAATCCTGGCGGAGATCGGGGACGAACAGTTTGCCTACAGGCCGGAGCTCATGCGGGATAAAATTTATTATGCGAGGCGCCTTTCCATCCTGCGGGACAACGGACAATACCTGCTATGTGAAATTCCGCGCTCGATTTTCGTGCGTCTCGCGGGCGTGCTGCCTCATTCGCTGGACGTGCAGATGCTTCTGGTAGAGGCGGATGAGAACGTCGTATTCAGCAGCGCAAAGGAGGATGCGCTCGTGCCGTTTCTTGCGCAGGCGGCAGACGGACAGTGGCAGCGCATGACCCGCGAGGGGAAGATATTTCTGGTTTACGCCACCCGCATGGAACGGATGAACCTGCGCGCGCTCTTTGTGCTGCCGGAGGAGGCGGTTGGCGCGCCGCTTCAGGAGACGCTGCGCATTCTGGCCGTCTATTTGCTGCTGGCCGTTCTGCTAGGCATCGGGCTGTCGCTGTTTTTTTCCTACCGTAACTACAAGCCGCTGCAGCCGCTTCTTCAGGATATCGGCGAGTACGCGGCGGACGGTGCTCGCCGTCGCGGCGGCCTATCCGCTATCAGCGACGCGTACGACCGTGCGAAACGCGACAACCTGCGCCTGATGGAACGCATGCAGCGAGAGCAGGTGTACACGGCGCGCCACTTTATGCTCAACGTGCTCCGCGGACGCTATGCGAAGGACGCGGATCTGGCGCAGGCGGCGCAGCAGTTCAGCATATCGTTTCGGGGTTCGCGCTTTTGCGTCATCGTAGTGCTCGTCCACCGTTTGGGGACGATGTCTTGGGACAGCACGGACGACGAAGCGGTTCAGGAGATCATCGGGTGCGCCTTTATGGACAGAAGCCAGCTTTCCACGCTGCTGGTGGAGCCGGGGTGTACGGCCGCAGTGCTCAACTATAGCCCGGGGCAGTTGACGGAGGACGAGGTTGTCCGAGCCGCGGAAGACATCGTCGGCAGCATCCGCCAACGATACGGCGCCGGTGTCACGGTGGGCGTGAGCGAGGAGCAGGACGGGCTCAGCGGGCTGCACAGAGCCTACATTCAGGCCGAAAACGCCTGTGAATACAGGCTGATCCGCGGAAATAACCAGGTAATCCTCTCACGGGAGGTCGTGGGACTGATCGATGATGTAAGCCTTCGCTACGTGCAGGCGTTCCGCAACCAGGCGGAGATACAGCGTCACCTCGAAAGCGGAAATTACAACGCGATCGAGCTGCAGATCAACCGCCTGTTCGGGGAGATTGCGGGCAGCAGCCTCAGCGTCAGCCTCGCGAGGTGCCTCTACTATGAAATCATCAACATGGTCCTTCGCACCCTGCCCTATGGGTTCATCAAGACGATCGACGTCAGCCGACTGCTCGGCGTCGATACGATGGAGGAGCTGCGCATGGGCGCGCTGGAAATATACAGGCGCGCATGCCAGGAAAGACAGATTCAGAAGGAACGGAAGGGGCCGGTGGAAAACGCGCTGGAATACGTCCGCGCGCGTTACGCTCAGCCGGATCTGTCGTTGGAGGCGGTGGCCTCCGAGCTTGGCATATCCCGCAGCTATTTGAGCCGGCTGTTTTCCGAACGCATGAGCATGACGCTGTGCGAGTATATCGGGCGTTTGCGCGTCGAGGCGGCCTGCGCCCTCATGACCGAGACGAGTTTGCCTGTCGCGCAGATTGCACAGCAGGTTGGATACCAAGATCTGCATACGTTTTTACGCAATTTCAAGAAGTACATGGGCATGACGCCGACACAGTACAGAGAACGGAGGGCGGACGCACAGCAGCGCCCGCAGGAGGAAAAGCATGATTATTCGTGA
- a CDS encoding TIM barrel protein — MQESIRKYMKVGLVHFMAYPSAMTGEGEITRTVRRVLEDDYFDAIELTRINDPAVRGEVASLVRQSGVALGYGAQPQLMRNGENVNSLDETLRLRALDRMKACVDEACELGAQGIAFLAGKFEAARREEAYQALVKSTREICAYAQEKGNLQVNLEVFDYDVEKCSLIGPATLAARFAREIAAEFQNFGLMVDLSHMTQLHETMDESIDPVARFIRHVHIANAVLVPGAPAYGDQHPRFGFPNSEVDVRLLVRFLRKLFEVGYLGEGKRPVVAFEVKPWEGEDSEMVLANAKRFLNEAWALI, encoded by the coding sequence ATGCAGGAATCGATCAGGAAGTACATGAAGGTCGGGCTCGTCCACTTTATGGCCTATCCGTCCGCGATGACGGGCGAGGGGGAGATCACGCGAACCGTGCGCCGCGTGCTCGAAGACGACTACTTTGACGCGATCGAGCTGACGCGCATCAACGACCCGGCCGTGCGCGGCGAGGTGGCCTCGTTGGTGCGCCAGAGCGGCGTGGCGCTGGGTTACGGCGCGCAGCCGCAGCTCATGCGCAACGGGGAGAACGTCAACAGCCTCGACGAAACCCTGCGCCTGCGCGCGCTCGACCGCATGAAGGCTTGCGTGGACGAGGCCTGCGAGCTGGGCGCGCAGGGCATCGCGTTTCTCGCGGGCAAGTTCGAGGCGGCGCGCAGGGAGGAAGCCTATCAGGCGCTCGTCAAGAGCACTCGCGAAATCTGCGCGTACGCGCAGGAGAAGGGGAACCTGCAGGTAAATCTGGAGGTCTTCGACTACGACGTGGAAAAGTGCTCGCTGATCGGCCCCGCGACGCTGGCCGCGCGCTTTGCCAGGGAGATCGCGGCGGAGTTTCAAAACTTCGGCCTGATGGTCGACCTGAGCCACATGACGCAGCTGCACGAGACGATGGACGAAAGCATCGACCCGGTGGCGCGCTTCATACGCCATGTGCACATCGCGAACGCCGTGCTGGTGCCGGGCGCTCCCGCCTATGGCGACCAGCACCCGCGCTTCGGCTTTCCGAACAGCGAGGTGGACGTAAGGCTGCTCGTCCGCTTTCTGCGCAAGCTCTTCGAGGTGGGCTATCTGGGCGAAGGCAAACGGCCTGTGGTGGCCTTCGAGGTCAAGCCCTGGGAAGGGGAGGACAGCGAAATGGTGCTCGCCAACGCCAAGCGCTTCCTGAACGAGGCATGGGCGCTGATATAA
- a CDS encoding IclR family transcriptional regulator domain-containing protein, with product MEKQTRLNQSVEKTLQIIEAMANAREPVRLGDLAREVDMPASTTLRMVGTLVEHRYAYQDPVTLRYALTMKFAQIGAMVSARFSIRDIARPTLVELSRRCDESSCLAIEEDMEVIYLDVVDGPDGMLKITQRIGKRAPMHSTGVGKLMLTQYSPARLQALVEKKGLLRLTPHTKSTLEELTKELDAVRAQGYALDDEECELGARCIAAPIRDYEGRITAAISVSGPVSRMTRARILELVPLVTDAARRISTALACPE from the coding sequence ATGGAAAAGCAGACCCGCTTGAACCAGTCGGTTGAAAAGACCCTGCAAATCATCGAGGCGATGGCAAACGCGCGCGAGCCCGTCCGCCTGGGAGATCTGGCGCGCGAGGTGGACATGCCCGCCAGCACGACGCTGCGCATGGTGGGCACGCTCGTCGAGCATCGGTATGCCTATCAGGATCCCGTGACGCTGCGCTATGCCCTGACGATGAAGTTTGCCCAAATCGGCGCGATGGTGAGCGCGCGCTTCAGCATCCGCGACATCGCCCGCCCCACCCTGGTCGAGCTTTCGCGCCGCTGCGACGAGTCCAGCTGCCTGGCCATCGAGGAGGACATGGAGGTCATCTATCTGGACGTCGTGGACGGGCCGGACGGCATGCTCAAAATCACGCAGCGCATCGGCAAGCGCGCGCCCATGCACTCCACGGGCGTCGGCAAGCTGATGCTGACCCAGTATTCGCCTGCCCGCCTTCAGGCGCTCGTGGAAAAAAAGGGGCTGCTTCGCCTGACCCCGCACACCAAGTCCACCCTCGAGGAGCTCACAAAGGAGCTGGACGCCGTGCGCGCGCAGGGTTACGCGCTCGACGACGAGGAATGCGAGCTCGGCGCGCGCTGCATCGCCGCCCCCATTCGCGATTACGAAGGACGGATCACCGCCGCCATCAGCGTCTCCGGGCCCGTCTCGCGCATGACGCGCGCGCGTATTTTGGAGCTCGTTCCGCTCGTCACCGATGCCGCGCGCAGGATCAGCACGGCGCTGGCCTGCCCCGAATAA
- a CDS encoding thiamine pyrophosphate-dependent enzyme, which produces MKAAEALVQIMVKEGIQDAFGIPGAGINAVYQYLKDAPISHYCMRHEEACTHAADAYYRASHRIALAICTSGPGATNFVTGMYTAYIDSIPLLAITGQANSWQLGMDPFQCVDIAKICAPVAKKTYCVTDPRTIPQVLREAFYLMRSGRPGPVLIDLPLDVQQAQIEFDIDGYEPLPIKKQAPDMRRIEEAADLLSAAKAPVIVMGGGVTLSESEEDVIELAELLQIPVITTYMAKGGIPVEHPLNAGHAGIQVGQPVGNKVFLDSDVVLGVGCRFSDRHTGDLKVYRGERKFIHVDVSEEQIGKVFQPDLAIVADAKLAVRALIDTAKARGMKPVNPERARSVAPLREKLARKTHYDTCPIMPHRVLEEVDRAFDADTMFTTGCGITQIWSGQLQKIDKPRRYLPSGGAGTLGYEVPAAFGAKVADPAHYSVTVVGDFGFTFMGEEIAVSAAFQKPIIVVILNNAYLGLIRQNQRGAYGYEYAVDMPYNQDGTIDYVKVAEGYGCVAERVFTPEDLAAALRRAKGSGRTYVIDAVCVKEQLCDMGGSLANVKSFAPQDA; this is translated from the coding sequence ATGAAAGCGGCAGAAGCGTTGGTTCAAATCATGGTAAAAGAGGGAATACAGGATGCATTCGGCATCCCCGGCGCGGGTATCAACGCGGTGTATCAGTACCTGAAGGATGCGCCCATCTCACACTATTGCATGCGCCATGAGGAGGCATGCACGCACGCGGCCGACGCTTATTACCGCGCGTCGCACCGCATTGCACTGGCGATCTGCACCTCCGGCCCCGGCGCGACGAATTTCGTGACGGGCATGTACACGGCCTATATCGATTCCATCCCGCTGCTGGCCATCACCGGACAGGCGAACTCGTGGCAGCTGGGGATGGATCCGTTCCAGTGCGTGGACATCGCGAAGATCTGCGCGCCGGTCGCGAAGAAGACGTACTGTGTGACCGACCCCAGGACGATTCCGCAGGTGCTGCGCGAGGCGTTTTACCTCATGCGGAGCGGCCGCCCCGGGCCGGTGCTCATCGACCTGCCGCTGGACGTGCAGCAGGCGCAGATTGAATTTGACATCGACGGCTACGAGCCGCTGCCGATAAAGAAGCAGGCGCCGGACATGCGGCGGATCGAGGAAGCGGCCGATCTGCTCTCGGCGGCGAAAGCGCCGGTCATCGTCATGGGCGGCGGCGTGACGCTGTCCGAGTCGGAGGAGGACGTCATCGAGCTGGCGGAGCTGTTGCAGATTCCGGTCATCACGACCTACATGGCCAAGGGCGGCATCCCGGTGGAGCATCCGCTGAACGCCGGGCACGCGGGCATTCAGGTGGGCCAGCCGGTGGGCAACAAGGTCTTCCTGGATTCAGACGTCGTGCTGGGCGTCGGCTGCCGCTTCAGCGACCGCCATACGGGCGACCTCAAGGTCTACCGCGGGGAAAGGAAGTTCATCCACGTCGACGTCTCCGAAGAGCAGATCGGCAAGGTGTTCCAGCCGGACCTGGCCATCGTCGCGGATGCGAAGCTGGCGGTGCGCGCGCTGATCGACACGGCCAAGGCCCGCGGCATGAAACCCGTAAACCCGGAGCGGGCGCGGTCGGTGGCCCCGCTGCGCGAGAAGCTCGCGCGCAAAACGCACTACGATACCTGCCCGATCATGCCGCACCGCGTGCTGGAAGAGGTGGACAGGGCGTTTGACGCGGATACGATGTTCACGACGGGCTGCGGCATCACGCAGATCTGGTCCGGCCAGCTGCAGAAGATCGACAAGCCGCGCCGTTACCTGCCCTCCGGCGGAGCCGGCACGCTGGGCTACGAGGTGCCCGCGGCCTTCGGGGCGAAGGTGGCGGACCCGGCGCACTACAGCGTCACGGTCGTGGGGGACTTCGGCTTTACGTTCATGGGCGAGGAGATCGCCGTCAGCGCGGCCTTTCAAAAGCCGATCATCGTGGTGATCCTCAACAACGCTTATCTGGGCCTGATCCGCCAGAACCAACGGGGCGCGTACGGCTATGAGTACGCGGTGGACATGCCCTATAACCAGGACGGCACCATCGATTACGTCAAGGTGGCGGAGGGCTACGGCTGCGTCGCGGAGCGCGTGTTCACCCCGGAGGACCTCGCCGCCGCGCTGCGCCGCGCGAAGGGAAGCGGGCGTACATACGTGATCGACGCGGTCTGCGTCAAGGAACAGCTCTGCGACATGGGCGGGAGCCTCGCAAACGTGAAGAGCTTCGCGCCGCAGGACGCATAA
- a CDS encoding Ldh family oxidoreductase, whose translation MAQVKLCALQNWIEGCLRALGMTEENVGCVSDTVMRATLRDVGHHDIYDFPGHLQAMLDGDVVINPSFRQLAACGALESWDGGNGLGELVCSFAMERAMDAARIHGIGLCAVRGSNHYLAAAPYVQRASEQGFIALLLCKGAPTMGAPNRTEKVIGTLPMGYAFPTDRGYPVLFDACMAYASFGALKEKMDRGEPVPAYWGFDSEGKPTTDPEALAKGTRLPIGSHKGFGLAVLGEALTAILSEGCVVDEPDQLHGQKSPTSHTAIAIKADALMDLTRFETRAGELLTRMQARAPGLHVPGEGAHAKKRRLMEMETIELDGALLEKLDALSARIPTASLERDG comes from the coding sequence ATGGCTCAGGTAAAGCTTTGTGCTTTGCAGAACTGGATAGAAGGTTGCCTGCGGGCACTCGGCATGACGGAGGAAAACGTTGGGTGCGTATCGGATACGGTGATGCGCGCCACGTTGCGGGACGTAGGGCATCACGATATCTACGACTTCCCGGGTCATCTGCAGGCGATGCTGGACGGTGACGTTGTGATCAACCCGAGCTTTCGCCAACTCGCTGCCTGTGGCGCGCTCGAAAGCTGGGACGGCGGAAACGGGCTTGGCGAATTGGTCTGTTCTTTCGCGATGGAGCGCGCGATGGATGCGGCGCGAATCCATGGCATCGGGCTATGTGCCGTGCGCGGCAGCAATCACTATCTGGCTGCCGCGCCGTACGTACAGCGGGCGAGTGAGCAGGGCTTTATTGCGCTGCTGCTGTGCAAGGGTGCGCCGACAATGGGCGCACCCAACCGAACGGAGAAGGTCATCGGAACGCTTCCGATGGGTTATGCGTTCCCGACGGATCGCGGCTATCCGGTGCTCTTCGACGCCTGCATGGCCTACGCGTCGTTCGGGGCGCTCAAAGAGAAGATGGATCGGGGGGAGCCGGTCCCTGCGTACTGGGGCTTCGACAGCGAGGGAAAGCCTACGACGGATCCAGAGGCACTGGCGAAGGGCACCCGCTTGCCGATCGGAAGCCATAAGGGCTTTGGCCTGGCTGTGCTTGGAGAGGCGCTGACGGCCATTTTATCGGAAGGTTGCGTTGTAGACGAGCCGGACCAGCTGCACGGCCAGAAGAGCCCGACCTCGCATACGGCGATCGCCATCAAGGCGGATGCGCTGATGGACCTTACTCGATTTGAAACCCGGGCGGGCGAGCTGCTTACACGCATGCAGGCGCGTGCGCCAGGCCTGCACGTGCCCGGCGAGGGGGCGCATGCGAAGAAGAGACGTCTTATGGAGATGGAAACAATCGAGCTGGACGGCGCGCTTTTGGAAAAACTGGATGCGCTCAGCGCACGTATCCCTACGGCAAGCCTTGAACGGGATGGATGA
- a CDS encoding NAD(P)-dependent oxidoreductase, which translates to MKIVVLDGYTENPGDLSWAGLEALGDLTVYDYTAPEQIAERVRGAQAVYTNKTPLTRETIGDAKELRFIGVLATGYNVVDVEAARERGIPVCNVPTYGTSAVAQYVFALLLEICHHVAHHAQAVQEGRWTACRDFCFWDYPMMELAGKTIGIIGFGRIGQATAQVARGFGMRVLAFDAHVQAPECVPLDELLAQSDVISLHCPLFPQTEGMINRETIARMKDGVILINTSRGPLIREADLREALLSGKVYAAAVDVVSAEPVRPDNPLLGLPNCLITPHIAWAPKESRQRLMDIAVGNLRAFVEGKPENVVNK; encoded by the coding sequence ATGAAAATTGTCGTTCTGGACGGCTACACGGAAAACCCCGGCGACCTGAGCTGGGCGGGGCTGGAGGCATTGGGCGATCTCACGGTTTACGACTACACGGCCCCGGAACAGATCGCGGAGCGCGTGCGGGGCGCGCAGGCGGTGTACACGAACAAGACGCCGCTGACGCGCGAGACGATCGGGGACGCGAAGGAGCTGCGCTTCATCGGCGTTCTGGCGACGGGCTACAACGTCGTAGACGTAGAGGCCGCGCGGGAACGCGGCATCCCCGTCTGCAACGTTCCGACCTACGGCACCAGCGCGGTCGCCCAATACGTTTTCGCGCTGCTGCTGGAAATCTGCCACCACGTCGCCCACCACGCGCAGGCGGTGCAGGAGGGAAGGTGGACGGCCTGCCGCGACTTCTGCTTCTGGGATTACCCGATGATGGAGCTCGCGGGCAAGACGATCGGCATCATCGGCTTTGGGCGCATCGGACAGGCGACGGCGCAGGTCGCCCGCGGTTTCGGCATGCGCGTGCTGGCCTTTGACGCCCACGTCCAGGCGCCCGAGTGCGTGCCGCTGGACGAATTGCTCGCGCAAAGCGACGTCATCTCGCTGCACTGTCCGCTCTTCCCGCAGACGGAGGGCATGATCAACCGGGAGACGATCGCCAGGATGAAGGACGGGGTCATCCTGATCAACACGTCCCGCGGACCGCTGATCCGCGAGGCGGACCTGCGCGAGGCGCTGCTGTCGGGAAAGGTCTATGCCGCAGCGGTGGACGTGGTGTCGGCCGAGCCCGTACGTCCGGACAATCCGCTGCTGGGCCTTCCCAACTGCCTGATTACCCCCCACATCGCCTGGGCCCCGAAGGAGAGCCGCCAGCGGCTGATGGACATTGCGGTCGGAAACCTTCGCGCATTTGTCGAGGGAAAGCCGGAAAACGTCGTCAACAAATAA